One Campylobacter lari DNA segment encodes these proteins:
- a CDS encoding ATP-dependent DNA helicase, protein MNLVVENLRSFLKNNNVFLTGGAGVGKSFLTMELIRSYRVQGKIVIVLGSTALSAFNIGGVTLHSFFAFKRCQNYDELYYEDRKQKDKLEKLKRILKQCDLLVIDEISMVSASLMEMIYYRLTRSGFNGKILLAGDFFQLPPVVKHKENQNQNTLFQNTLYAFSSQAWNDLKFINLKLSVTKRTLDKQFYEYLFFLRMGEVNKEMLNFFKKMLISSKNLLEYMDEYTLLCATNKKTNYINTEKLNLLQGKESIFKAKAEKLDCTLDDKTYEQWINGLNSLGELKLKIGAKIIFCVNNKEENYYNGEQGVVLDFIKDKEQECILIEKNNGERLKLKPYEYTLEEYELDKDEKLEVKIKAKFVQFPIKLAYAITIHKSQGMSIDKLICDIDGIFEKGQLYVCLSRAINPSNLKIVYNYKMPFEDYFLKILKFDKEVKQFYLQEKFVNLE, encoded by the coding sequence TTGAATTTGGTTGTAGAGAATTTAAGATCTTTTTTAAAAAATAATAATGTATTTTTAACTGGTGGTGCAGGTGTTGGTAAGTCTTTTTTAACTATGGAGCTTATAAGATCTTATAGAGTTCAAGGAAAAATTGTTATTGTATTGGGTTCTACTGCACTTAGTGCTTTTAATATAGGAGGGGTTACTTTACATAGTTTTTTTGCTTTTAAAAGATGTCAAAATTATGATGAGTTGTATTATGAAGATAGGAAGCAAAAAGATAAGCTAGAAAAATTAAAGAGAATTTTAAAACAATGTGATTTATTGGTTATTGATGAAATCTCTATGGTAAGTGCTTCATTGATGGAAATGATTTATTATAGATTAACAAGAAGTGGTTTTAATGGTAAAATTTTATTGGCTGGAGATTTTTTTCAACTTCCACCCGTGGTTAAGCATAAAGAAAATCAAAACCAAAATACTTTATTTCAAAATACTTTATATGCTTTTTCTTCGCAAGCTTGGAATGATCTTAAATTTATTAATCTAAAACTTAGCGTTACAAAAAGAACTTTAGATAAGCAATTTTATGAATATTTGTTTTTTCTTAGAATGGGTGAAGTAAATAAAGAAATGCTAAATTTCTTTAAAAAAATGTTAATTAGTTCAAAAAATTTACTTGAATATATGGATGAATATACTCTATTATGTGCCACAAATAAAAAAACTAATTATATTAATACTGAAAAATTAAATCTTTTACAAGGTAAAGAAAGTATATTTAAAGCAAAAGCTGAAAAACTAGATTGTACCTTAGATGATAAAACTTATGAGCAGTGGATTAATGGACTTAATTCTTTGGGTGAATTAAAATTAAAAATAGGCGCTAAGATTATTTTTTGTGTGAATAATAAAGAAGAGAATTATTATAATGGGGAGCAAGGTGTTGTTTTAGATTTTATAAAAGATAAAGAGCAAGAATGTATTTTAATAGAAAAAAATAATGGTGAAAGATTGAAATTAAAACCATATGAATATACCTTAGAAGAGTATGAGTTAGACAAAGATGAAAAACTAGAAGTTAAGATAAAAGCTAAATTTGTTCAATTTCCTATAAAACTAGCTTATGCTATAACAATCCATAAATCTCAAGGTATGAGTATAGATAAATTAATATGTGATATTGATGGAATTTTTGAAAAAGGACAATTGTATGTATGTTTATCAAGAGCTATTAATCCAAGTAATTTAAAAATCGTATATAATTATAAAATGCCTTTTGAGGATTATTTTTTAAAAATTTTAAAATTCGATAAAGAGGTAAAACAATTTTATTTACAAGAAAAGTTTGTAAATTTAGAATAA
- a CDS encoding class I SAM-dependent methyltransferase — MEKFKTCLISLKDKVILDLGCGYVWHSIYALENGVKKVFAIDLSLKMLDKAKIKTSKYKNKISFYRGSCEKIDKIINLQNIKFDIVISSLVFHYIKDYEKLIFNISKLLNKNGSLVFSVGHPVFTANISQDFIYENNGDIQYFPIKNYFYENKNKYNFLGEEVVKYHCILTSYISSLLQNNFKITNIIEPKPSNKIINLFPEFKNKFKKEWHRPMMLIISCMKE; from the coding sequence ATGGAAAAATTTAAAACTTGTTTGATAAGTTTAAAAGATAAAGTTATATTAGACTTAGGTTGTGGATATGTGTGGCATAGTATTTATGCTTTAGAAAATGGTGTTAAAAAAGTTTTTGCTATTGATTTATCTTTAAAAATGTTAGATAAAGCTAAGATTAAAACAAGTAAATATAAAAATAAAATATCCTTTTATAGAGGCTCTTGTGAAAAAATAGATAAAATCATTAATTTACAAAATATAAAATTTGATATAGTTATTAGTTCTTTAGTTTTTCATTATATAAAGGATTATGAAAAATTAATTTTTAATATTTCAAAACTTCTTAATAAAAATGGTAGTTTAGTTTTTAGTGTTGGGCATCCTGTTTTTACTGCAAATATTTCCCAAGATTTTATATATGAGAATAATGGGGATATTCAATATTTTCCTATTAAAAATTATTTTTATGAAAATAAAAATAAATATAATTTTTTAGGCGAGGAAGTGGTTAAATATCACTGTATCTTAACAAGTTATATTTCTTCATTATTGCAAAATAATTTTAAAATAACCAATATTATTGAGCCAAAACCTTCTAATAAAATTATCAATCTTTTTCCTGAATTTAAAAATAAATTTAAAAAAGAATGGCATAGGCCAATGATGTTAATAATATCTTGCATGAAAGAGTAG